A single window of uncultured Pseudodesulfovibrio sp. DNA harbors:
- a CDS encoding TRAP transporter substrate-binding protein, protein MKKVLIPLIAAVLLVCSTSAFAEDYQRTMIMAATANPSGSLHAVALEKFKEIVEQESAGKVQVNLFLGGSMGSEQANVKQLRGSEIHVAVLAAGNLTPFAPSATISILPYLFPKIENAYTLLSNEEFVKGLGDSVAAESKTRPLGWLIGGYRVLTNSKHSITKLADLQGLKIRVPKVRIQLDSFRSWGVEPHPLAWSETFNALQQGVADGQENPHSINQDQKFWEVQKYITDLHYMLWVGPLLVSEKWFQRLPENTQALVQKAATEACQYEWEWVAKQNQVALDNCIKHGMELNELTDEAEWMTKARALWPEYYEAIGGKDKVDNALKIMGQN, encoded by the coding sequence ATGAAAAAAGTTCTAATTCCGCTTATAGCCGCAGTTCTGTTGGTATGCTCTACTTCTGCTTTTGCGGAAGATTATCAGAGAACCATGATCATGGCAGCTACAGCCAACCCGTCCGGAAGCCTTCATGCAGTTGCATTGGAAAAGTTCAAGGAAATTGTTGAACAGGAATCCGCTGGCAAAGTTCAGGTCAATCTTTTCCTGGGTGGCTCGATGGGCTCGGAACAAGCGAACGTAAAACAGCTTCGTGGCTCTGAAATTCATGTAGCAGTTTTGGCGGCTGGCAACTTAACTCCGTTTGCCCCGTCCGCTACAATTTCCATTCTTCCTTATCTCTTCCCGAAAATCGAAAACGCTTACACACTCCTGAGCAATGAAGAATTCGTTAAGGGACTCGGCGACTCGGTTGCCGCAGAAAGCAAGACCCGTCCTTTGGGTTGGCTTATCGGTGGTTATCGTGTGCTGACCAACTCCAAGCACAGCATCACCAAGCTGGCAGACTTGCAGGGTCTTAAAATTCGTGTGCCTAAAGTCCGCATTCAGCTTGATTCCTTCCGTTCCTGGGGCGTAGAGCCGCATCCTTTGGCTTGGTCCGAGACCTTCAACGCTCTGCAACAGGGTGTCGCAGATGGTCAGGAAAACCCCCACTCCATCAATCAGGACCAGAAGTTCTGGGAAGTACAGAAATACATCACAGACCTGCATTACATGCTGTGGGTCGGTCCTCTGCTCGTTTCTGAAAAGTGGTTCCAGCGTCTGCCTGAAAACACTCAGGCCCTCGTTCAGAAAGCTGCCACCGAGGCTTGCCAATACGAATGGGAATGGGTTGCAAAACAGAATCAGGTCGCCTTGGACAATTGCATCAAGCACGGCATGGAGCTGAACGAACTCACCGATGAAGCTGAGTGGATGACCAAGGCCCGTGCCTTATGGCCCGAATACTACGAAGCCATTGGTGGAAAGGACAAAGTCGACAACGCCCTGAAGATTATGGGTCAGAACTAG
- a CDS encoding TRAP transporter small permease has product MTIIKKIFANFEESACMALMATMVFALTLQVFMRFVLSSSLAWTEELSRYSFIWSVYMGGVLAVKHSQHVRITAQFLVFPPKIRVGVTIFTDLLWIAANFFIAYQSGLALQSAFEFPEVSPTLGIVKGYVEAMLPACFLLMNLRLVMKYWELIKNHDLMSLAKIGGGEA; this is encoded by the coding sequence ATGACTATTATAAAAAAAATCTTTGCAAACTTTGAAGAAAGTGCCTGCATGGCTCTGATGGCGACTATGGTGTTCGCCCTCACTCTCCAAGTCTTCATGCGCTTTGTTCTGAGCTCCTCTCTCGCTTGGACTGAAGAGCTGTCCCGTTACAGCTTCATCTGGTCCGTCTACATGGGAGGCGTACTGGCCGTAAAACATAGCCAGCATGTGCGCATCACGGCCCAGTTTTTGGTTTTCCCCCCAAAGATCAGAGTCGGCGTGACTATCTTCACGGACCTACTCTGGATCGCGGCAAACTTTTTTATCGCTTATCAATCGGGTTTGGCTTTGCAGAGCGCATTTGAATTTCCCGAAGTTTCCCCAACGTTAGGTATTGTCAAAGGGTATGTTGAAGCCATGCTGCCAGCATGCTTTCTGCTCATGAACCTGAGATTGGTTATGAAATATTGGGAACTGATCAAGAACCATGATTTGATGAGTCTTGCTAAAATCGGTGGAGGGGAAGCGTAA
- a CDS encoding TRAP transporter large permease — translation MSTLAITILSLIVCFFIGMPIFMSLIISAVIAITTCGYLPMSIIHNSLFDGVNLFPLLAIPCFVIAGTLMEYGNITKQIIDVVKQLVGRLPGGLGITTILACTFFAAISGSGPGTVAAIGTLMIPSMVRNGYTPSYAAASASSGGTIGILLPPSNPMIIFAILANVSVTAMFTAGILPGLMVAVCMTSMAMLKAKLEGVKADVEQPPFNLKVFLKSLSKGGFALATPFIILGSIYTGMATPVEASVIAIVWALFVGIVINKALRWKHIKLSLLEGAMLCGTVLFIVGASTLFGKILTYEQAPLRLANMVFGVSKDPEIVLLMIVGILYFLGMFMETLSTMIILAPVLLPMVVGLGIDPIHFGVIMVITNEVAMLTPPLGVNLFVASRIANLSVEKISLAVLPYLFVLTMCILIVIYCPFLSTWLPSVLGAGQ, via the coding sequence ATGTCTACTCTCGCTATTACCATCTTATCCCTGATTGTCTGTTTTTTCATTGGCATGCCCATCTTCATGTCCTTGATCATTTCAGCCGTCATCGCCATTACGACGTGTGGCTATCTTCCGATGTCCATCATTCACAACTCTTTGTTTGATGGCGTGAACCTGTTCCCGCTCCTTGCAATTCCTTGTTTCGTCATTGCCGGAACGCTAATGGAATACGGTAACATTACGAAACAGATTATTGATGTCGTGAAACAGCTCGTCGGCCGTTTGCCTGGCGGACTCGGCATTACAACTATTCTGGCGTGTACTTTCTTTGCTGCCATCTCAGGCTCCGGCCCGGGAACTGTTGCTGCAATCGGCACCCTGATGATCCCATCCATGGTTCGTAACGGATACACCCCGTCTTACGCTGCGGCATCGGCTTCGTCCGGTGGTACCATCGGTATCCTGCTGCCGCCGAGTAACCCCATGATCATCTTTGCCATCCTGGCCAACGTATCTGTTACCGCCATGTTCACAGCAGGCATTCTGCCCGGCCTGATGGTTGCAGTGTGTATGACTTCCATGGCTATGCTCAAAGCGAAGCTGGAAGGTGTCAAAGCCGACGTGGAACAACCACCATTCAACTTGAAAGTCTTTTTAAAAAGCCTTTCCAAAGGCGGTTTCGCCCTTGCGACGCCTTTTATTATCCTGGGCTCCATTTACACAGGTATGGCAACGCCGGTTGAAGCTTCCGTTATCGCCATTGTCTGGGCTCTGTTCGTCGGTATCGTAATCAACAAAGCGCTGAGGTGGAAACACATCAAGTTGTCTCTGCTGGAAGGAGCTATGCTCTGCGGTACGGTCCTCTTTATTGTCGGTGCATCCACGCTTTTCGGCAAGATACTGACCTATGAACAGGCGCCGCTGCGTTTGGCAAATATGGTTTTCGGAGTATCGAAAGATCCTGAGATCGTCCTTTTGATGATTGTTGGTATCCTTTACTTCCTGGGCATGTTCATGGAGACCCTCTCCACAATGATCATCCTGGCCCCGGTGCTCCTGCCTATGGTTGTCGGTCTTGGTATCGACCCAATTCACTTCGGTGTTATCATGGTTATCACCAACGAAGTTGCTATGTTGACTCCTCCTTTGGGTGTCAACCTCTTCGTGGCTTCCCGTATTGCAAACCTGTCTGTGGAAAAAATATCCCTCGCAGTTTTGCCATACCTATTTGTCCTTACGATGTGCATTCTCATTGTAATTTACTGCCCATTCCTCAGCACATGGCTTCCCTCTGTGCTCGGCGCGGGACAGTAG
- a CDS encoding aldo/keto reductase: MKYLTLHTDSKMPALGLGTWQAAKGEVGQAVSKALSIGYRHIDCAHVYGNETEIGEALTSTHVPRQELWITSKLWNNSQRPQDVRTALVNSLKALCLDYLDLYLIHWPVQISHMVMYPQSATDLIPWTTEHALETWGALEECVKEGLVSHIGTSNFSTKKTQILLDNGTIRPAVSQVEMHPYLQQNRMRKFCADNGIIVTGFAPLGSKHRPAHQIKEGEPSLLDHPDIIAIAKKHDTTPASVLLGWAVTRNTSVIPKSTNPMRLQQNLAAADIVLDEKDMTVINGLDAGYRFLDGSHWMMEGSSYTSENLWDGE, encoded by the coding sequence GTGAAATATCTGACACTGCACACTGACAGCAAAATGCCTGCCCTCGGCCTCGGAACATGGCAGGCAGCAAAAGGAGAGGTCGGTCAAGCCGTCTCCAAGGCCCTCAGCATAGGCTATCGCCATATTGACTGCGCCCATGTTTACGGCAATGAAACGGAAATCGGAGAAGCCCTGACATCCACGCATGTCCCCCGTCAAGAACTGTGGATTACGTCCAAACTTTGGAATAATTCCCAACGGCCTCAAGATGTACGGACAGCTTTGGTCAATTCTCTTAAGGCGCTTTGCCTTGACTATCTCGATCTTTATCTCATTCATTGGCCCGTACAAATTTCACATATGGTTATGTACCCACAGTCCGCCACCGACCTTATTCCATGGACAACGGAACACGCTCTTGAAACGTGGGGCGCACTTGAAGAATGCGTAAAGGAAGGACTGGTGAGTCACATCGGGACATCCAATTTCAGCACCAAGAAAACTCAGATTCTACTCGACAATGGCACAATTCGGCCGGCGGTAAGCCAAGTGGAAATGCACCCTTATCTTCAACAGAACAGGATGCGTAAATTCTGTGCTGATAACGGTATTATCGTGACTGGCTTTGCTCCTCTTGGCTCCAAACATCGCCCCGCGCACCAAATCAAAGAAGGCGAACCAAGTCTTCTTGATCATCCAGACATCATCGCCATAGCAAAAAAGCATGACACGACACCCGCCTCTGTTTTGTTGGGGTGGGCAGTGACTCGCAACACGTCCGTTATTCCCAAATCCACCAATCCCATGCGGTTGCAGCAAAATCTGGCCGCCGCTGACATTGTGCTCGACGAAAAAGACATGACGGTGATCAACGGGCTTGATGCCGGCTACCGTTTTCTCGACGGCTCTCACTGGATGATGGAAGGCTCTTCGTATACGTCGGAAAATTTGTGGGACGGCGAATAA
- a CDS encoding methyl-accepting chemotaxis protein — protein MKELDTASLAVGKAVKEKTNTYFSELELISNLYNGGTASDEQEQLAYRVNLLGQLAKQAGVKDTYYCLSDGSTFSIGAKGKVPNFNAKKVGREWFRRVFNGEKRIVTTPYVSSIGQTVMAVAVPITVSGQTEGVLCLNLPLTTITEITQNTLNFKNIFLSRPDGYIMASVDKEQIGKSLWEEVPSLANFKDSNSADRIRFVMNGVDYEGSVYVIDSLGWKVWTYEKIDIIQADSIDNLIFNIITAIVALILSALILTFLVKTVIFKPLETVDTGLSRIEQGDLTHIEKGKIQNDEIGKLMQSLKNMGQQLLSVVGEVRSTVLSVSGGAEELSSTAQVLAQGATEQAASIEEVSASMEEMVSNISQNAENSRETERISRKSAIEAEKGGKAVAKTVEAMRDIADKISVIEEIARQTNLLALNAAIEAARAGEHGKGFAVVAAEVRKLAERSGMAAAEISDLSASSVAVAEEAGEMLGKMVPDIQHTSELIQEIAAASDEQNAGAETVNRAIHQLDQVIQQAAAASEEMSSTSEQLSSQAAHLSETVAFFNIGHANGEVRSQTTTIVRRNDSPAQLPTGTQTAGHDGYERF, from the coding sequence ATGAAGGAACTGGACACTGCTTCCTTGGCAGTCGGTAAGGCTGTCAAAGAAAAGACAAACACTTACTTCAGCGAACTGGAACTCATATCCAATCTCTATAACGGCGGAACCGCTTCAGATGAACAGGAACAGCTTGCCTACCGAGTGAATCTGCTTGGTCAACTCGCAAAACAGGCTGGCGTCAAGGATACATATTACTGCCTTAGCGATGGAAGCACTTTTTCGATTGGCGCCAAAGGCAAGGTTCCAAATTTTAACGCCAAGAAAGTAGGTCGAGAATGGTTTAGACGTGTTTTCAACGGAGAAAAACGTATTGTAACCACACCGTATGTTTCTTCCATCGGTCAGACCGTTATGGCCGTAGCCGTACCCATCACCGTTTCCGGGCAGACCGAAGGCGTTCTTTGTCTTAATCTGCCATTAACAACCATCACTGAAATCACGCAGAATACACTTAATTTTAAAAATATTTTCCTTTCACGCCCGGATGGCTACATCATGGCAAGTGTGGACAAAGAGCAAATCGGCAAAAGCCTTTGGGAAGAGGTCCCTTCTCTTGCTAATTTCAAGGATTCCAACTCAGCCGACAGAATCCGTTTTGTAATGAATGGAGTAGACTATGAGGGCAGTGTCTACGTTATTGATTCTCTTGGTTGGAAGGTCTGGACCTATGAAAAGATAGATATAATTCAGGCCGATTCCATTGATAATCTGATTTTCAACATTATTACGGCGATTGTCGCTTTAATCCTGTCTGCTCTGATTCTCACTTTTCTCGTAAAGACCGTTATTTTTAAGCCGCTAGAGACAGTCGACACGGGACTCAGTCGGATTGAGCAAGGTGATTTAACCCATATTGAAAAAGGGAAAATCCAGAACGACGAAATCGGAAAGCTGATGCAATCCCTTAAGAACATGGGACAACAGCTTTTGTCAGTTGTCGGTGAAGTCCGTTCTACAGTTTTATCGGTCAGTGGAGGCGCTGAAGAGCTTTCTTCTACGGCGCAAGTTCTGGCACAGGGGGCAACGGAACAGGCTGCAAGTATCGAAGAAGTCTCGGCGTCCATGGAAGAAATGGTTTCCAACATTAGCCAAAATGCCGAGAATTCGCGTGAAACTGAACGCATATCCCGTAAGTCTGCCATAGAAGCGGAAAAAGGCGGCAAGGCTGTTGCAAAAACTGTCGAAGCCATGCGAGACATCGCTGACAAAATATCTGTAATCGAGGAAATCGCCCGTCAAACCAATCTTCTTGCTTTAAATGCCGCCATTGAGGCAGCCCGCGCCGGCGAACATGGCAAAGGGTTTGCCGTGGTTGCAGCCGAAGTACGAAAGTTGGCTGAACGTTCCGGTATGGCCGCTGCCGAGATCAGCGATTTGTCGGCATCCAGTGTCGCCGTAGCCGAAGAAGCCGGTGAAATGCTAGGTAAAATGGTCCCTGACATTCAGCACACTTCGGAGCTGATTCAGGAGATAGCTGCGGCAAGCGATGAACAGAATGCCGGAGCTGAGACCGTGAATCGGGCTATTCATCAACTTGATCAGGTAATCCAGCAGGCTGCAGCGGCCTCGGAGGAGATGTCATCGACTTCTGAACAACTGAGTTCACAAGCTGCACATCTCAGCGAAACAGTGGCTTTCTTCAATATCGGCCACGCGAATGGCGAAGTTCGTTCGCAAACGACGACGATTGTCAGACGGAATGATTCGCCTGCACAACTTCCTACGGGAACACAGACCGCTGGTCACGACGGATACGAACGGTTTTAA
- a CDS encoding lysylphosphatidylglycerol synthase transmembrane domain-containing protein: protein MTGPSTNVVSKLGVSKSTFAKAVAISFIGSFFLLGIVIWNADWDLLQDSFIHISLPWFIASACFMVAIQLSAGLRLAHLLPDENGAVLPVYGAAVEVSFMFQALIKLLPFRMGEAAYFWLAKKKLDASFEKNLGVFLRFRLWDLRIIAISFIMCGGWIVVTQYTWLKVYVCIAAGLGVAFFMLSPKRILGLIQKVFKLAALLPGLSFLRHFTEVLDRSVVRIDEDEHKVSELTLFWQSLLIWSCYYGVFYCLMRGIGMEVSVVLAIAVSSGMTLVGIVPIQTIGGLGLVEIGQSSMYVLAGIPAAEAASRSLTVSCLFLSLSIVIPLCLWGCFVGVKKITRIGRAR, encoded by the coding sequence ATGACTGGGCCTTCTACTAACGTCGTTTCTAAATTGGGCGTTTCCAAATCGACTTTTGCCAAGGCCGTGGCTATTTCTTTTATCGGTTCTTTTTTCCTTTTGGGAATTGTCATATGGAATGCTGATTGGGACTTACTTCAAGATTCTTTTATCCATATATCTCTTCCATGGTTCATCGCTAGTGCGTGCTTTATGGTTGCTATTCAATTGAGTGCAGGCTTGAGGTTGGCACACCTTTTACCTGATGAAAATGGAGCCGTACTTCCTGTCTATGGAGCTGCCGTTGAGGTGAGCTTCATGTTTCAGGCCCTCATCAAATTGTTACCATTCCGTATGGGAGAAGCTGCCTACTTTTGGTTGGCCAAAAAGAAACTTGATGCGTCATTTGAAAAAAATCTGGGTGTTTTCTTACGTTTCAGATTGTGGGATCTGCGTATTATTGCCATCAGTTTTATAATGTGCGGTGGATGGATTGTGGTTACCCAATACACGTGGCTAAAAGTGTATGTTTGTATCGCTGCAGGGCTTGGTGTGGCGTTTTTTATGTTGTCCCCCAAACGTATACTCGGCTTGATTCAAAAGGTTTTTAAGCTAGCTGCATTGTTGCCGGGGCTTTCTTTTCTGCGTCATTTTACTGAAGTTTTGGATCGATCTGTCGTCCGTATTGATGAAGATGAGCATAAGGTGTCCGAGTTGACACTTTTTTGGCAGAGTCTTTTGATTTGGAGCTGCTACTATGGTGTGTTTTATTGTTTGATGCGAGGGATTGGTATGGAGGTCAGCGTGGTGCTTGCCATTGCAGTCTCTAGTGGAATGACTCTTGTCGGCATAGTGCCTATTCAGACTATCGGAGGCCTTGGGCTCGTCGAGATTGGACAATCTTCAATGTATGTGCTGGCGGGAATCCCTGCGGCTGAGGCGGCGAGTAGAAGTTTGACTGTAAGTTGTCTGTTTCTAAGCTTGAGCATTGTTATCCCGTTGTGTCTATGGGGTTGTTTTGTTGGCGTTAAGAAAATTACGAGAATAGGCAGAGCTCGCTAA
- a CDS encoding glycosyltransferase, with the protein MFSSSLWLVIPCFNEEKRLPIEAIFRFLENSSKTHICMVDDGSCDATHDILLKIQQKHPCAVTVLKHQENKGKAEAVRTGILHGLSTSEANCVGYWDADLATPFRELQIFAREANDTPNWNILMGCRHQRLGTDIQRTISRHYLGRIFATFVSQILTIPVYDTQCGAKIFRADKALALFSLPFISPWIFDVEILARFLIIHGRCTALETIREVPLQHWYDIDGSKLSPMDYVASLMDLIKIKRNYSI; encoded by the coding sequence ATGTTTTCATCAAGTTTGTGGCTAGTTATCCCCTGTTTCAACGAAGAAAAACGACTCCCTATAGAGGCGATCTTTCGGTTTTTGGAGAATTCGTCAAAAACACATATTTGTATGGTTGACGATGGCAGTTGTGATGCGACCCATGATATTCTTCTTAAAATACAACAAAAACATCCTTGTGCCGTAACGGTTCTCAAGCATCAAGAAAATAAAGGAAAAGCGGAAGCGGTACGTACGGGCATTTTGCATGGATTGTCGACATCAGAAGCTAACTGCGTGGGATATTGGGACGCAGATTTGGCCACCCCTTTCCGTGAACTGCAAATATTCGCGCGCGAAGCAAATGATACGCCTAACTGGAATATATTAATGGGGTGTCGACACCAACGACTTGGCACAGATATTCAACGCACAATAAGTCGACATTATCTAGGCAGAATATTTGCAACATTTGTTTCACAAATCCTCACCATACCGGTCTACGACACCCAATGCGGTGCAAAAATTTTCCGAGCAGATAAGGCATTGGCTCTCTTCTCCCTGCCCTTTATTTCTCCATGGATATTCGATGTAGAAATTCTAGCTCGTTTTCTCATCATTCATGGCCGGTGCACGGCACTTGAAACCATACGAGAAGTCCCTCTTCAACACTGGTACGATATTGATGGTTCCAAGCTGTCTCCCATGGATTACGTAGCATCACTGATGGACCTCATTAAAATCAAACGCAACTATAGTATTTAG
- a CDS encoding glycosyltransferase family 2 protein has translation MLNGKKVVIVMPAYNAASTLKKTYDEIPNGYVDEAILVDDQSRDNTAEIAKILGIKTFVHPQNVGYGGNQKTCYAKALECGADIVVMLHPDYQYTPKLIPAMVSPIAEGVHDCMLGSRILGKGARTGGMPLYKYISNRFLTLIQNLLINEKLSEYHTGYRAFSREILETLPLDQNSDDFIFDNQMLCQTVYAGFKIGEVTCPTKYEKDSSSISFLRSCKYGIGVLKCSLDTFLHRLNIRKTLLLTPIDDAKKKNKKNNR, from the coding sequence ATGCTGAACGGGAAAAAAGTCGTCATAGTCATGCCTGCATACAATGCGGCGAGCACACTTAAAAAGACTTATGATGAAATACCTAACGGCTACGTGGATGAAGCCATCCTAGTCGATGACCAAAGCAGAGATAATACAGCCGAAATTGCCAAGATATTAGGTATCAAAACATTCGTTCATCCGCAAAATGTAGGCTATGGCGGCAATCAAAAGACATGCTATGCCAAAGCCCTCGAATGCGGCGCAGACATCGTTGTCATGCTCCACCCAGACTATCAATACACCCCGAAACTCATTCCGGCCATGGTCTCCCCTATTGCCGAAGGCGTTCACGACTGCATGCTTGGTTCTCGCATTCTCGGGAAAGGAGCACGAACTGGAGGCATGCCTTTGTACAAATATATATCCAACCGCTTCCTTACCTTGATCCAAAACCTGCTTATCAACGAAAAATTGTCCGAATACCACACCGGCTACCGTGCATTCTCTCGTGAAATTCTTGAAACACTTCCCCTCGATCAAAATTCTGATGATTTCATTTTTGACAACCAAATGTTATGCCAGACCGTATACGCTGGGTTCAAAATCGGCGAAGTAACCTGCCCAACGAAGTATGAAAAAGATTCGTCCTCCATCAGTTTCCTGCGGTCCTGCAAATATGGTATTGGGGTCCTCAAATGTTCACTAGACACTTTCCTGCATCGCCTAAATATCAGAAAGACACTTTTGCTAACGCCCATTGATGACGCAAAAAAAAAGAATAAGAAAAATAATCGTTAA